The window taatCTGATAACCTTTTTTCATTTCAATATCTCTTGTACACAAGATTTGACAGtcttatttactttttaaaatttgattttgaatcaaattacaaacaacaataatatatctaTTGTAGTCTCACGAGTGGATCTAGGAAGGATACATGTATACGCCAATTTAtcactatttttttgtttttgataggCTCTCGGCTCAAGACAATCGTGGGAGTAAAGAAACCACGACAAATAGTATTATACACAATATGACAAAATGTAATGAAAAAGGAGCAgtaactataacaaaataatacgacaaacAAATTACCAGGAACAATATATAGTACTCCCTTTGGTTCAATTTGTTTCTTCGATATTGACttgacacgaaatttaagaaaataacaaaaaaaaaaaaatgaatcttaaaATCTTTAAACTATCGACATATAGAATGTACCAAATACCCTGTAATCTTATTTACTTTCAACCTACCTTTCGAAAAAGaatatttgtttttcaatttgaTAACCTTTTGATTTCAACATCTTTTGTACACAAAATTTTACAGtcttatttactttttaaaattcgATTTCGAGTCAAATTACTAACAACAATAACGTATTTATTGTAGTCTCATGAGTGGATCTAGGAAGGGTATATGTATATGCAAATTTATCACTATTTAATAGGTAGAGAGTTTGTTTCTGACGGAAAACAAACTCTCAGCTCAAGACAATCGTGGGAATAAAGAAACCACGACAAATAGTACTATACACGATATGACAAAATGTACTGAAAAAAGGAATAgtaactataacaaaataatacgataaataaATTATCAGGGACAGTATATAGTACTCCTTCTAGTTCAATTTATTTCTTCGATTTTGATTTGAAACGaagtttaagaaatttttttcttttaaatctgaatcttatggtcttaaactAAAGACGTATAGAATGTATCAAATACCCTTTAATCTTACTATTTTAAACATGTCACTTGAAAAGTTTGAGCTAAAACAGAATGACGACATATTGTTTTGATACAGACTAAAAGAAAAGTAAGCAGCAGCGAACTCAGAATTTCATTTGAGTGGGTTCAAAAGTAAATATACatactagtcgaagggggttcaacatctattatataatttgaccatataaaaatagtataattttccgacaaaggaggttcggatgaaccccttaGTTCGATGTGACTCTGCTGCtgaaagtaagacaaacaaactGAAACGGAGAACGTAACATACACCAATAACCACTAGTCCCCactactcattaattattaaagaaagaaatgtCATCAAACACTTTTGCATCACCTTTGAATTATTGTAGTACTATTACAACAATGGCAttaacttcatcttcttcacttCCTCTTCCTCTTCACCAACAATTTACATcaccaaaatactcaaaacatccTTCAATCACTCTTTCGTTATCCGAAAAATCATCGGACAGCGTAACACCACTCTCAAAATCAGCCACCCGTACGATTCCAGGTGACTATGGTTTACCAATTATTGGTCCCTGGAAAGATAGACAAGACTATTTTTACAATCAAGGTAAAAATGAATTCTTCAAATCAAGAATTGACAAGTACAAATCAACTGTATTCAGAACCAACATGCCACCTGGTCCATTCATTTCATCCGACTCAAAAGTGATCGCGTTGCTGGATGGTAAGAGTTTTCCTATCTTGTTCGACGTATCTAAAGTTGAGAAAAAGGACGTCTTCACGGGTACCTATACCCCGTCCACTTCACTGACCGGTCGTTATCGCGTACTTTCCTATCTCGATCCTTCTGAACCGAACCACGAGAAGCTGAAGAAGCTAATGTTCCGCCTTCTCACGAGTCGCAGCGATCACATTATACCTGAGTTCCAGAAAGAGTATACGGAGTTTGCGAAAACCCTAGATAGGGAAATGATGGAGGAGGGTAGAGTGGAGTTGAACGCGCTCAATGATCAGTTCTCGTTTAACTTGTTAGCTAAATCTCTGCTCGGAGTTGAACCTTCTGATACCGAATTAGGAATGGATGCCCCAATCCTGATAGGAAAATGGGTGCTGTTTCAACTTCACCCCGTACTTACTCTCGGTCTTCCGAGGGTTCTGGATGACATTGTTCTTCGTACATTTCAGCTTCCATCATTCCTGGTGAAGAAAGACTACCAGAGACTGTACGATTTCTTCTACACGAACTCAACCGATTCGTTCAATGAAGAAGCTGAGAAGCTCGGGGTATCACGCGAAGAAGCTTCACATAATCTGCTATTCGCGATATGTTTCAACACCTTTGGTGGGATGAAGATATTCTTCCCGAATATGTTGAAATGGATCGCGAAAGCAGGGGTGGAGCTACACTCCCATTTATCTAGCGAGATTCGCTCTCAAGTAAAATCTTCTGGTGGGAACATCACGATGACTGCGATGGACAAAATGCCCTTAGTGAAATCCGTTGTTTATGAAGCGTTGCGCATTGACCCTCCCGTATCTTCACAATACGGGAGAGCCAAACAAGACCTTATAATCGAGTCACATGACGCTACCTTCCATGTAAAAAAAGGCGAAATGTTATATGGATATCAACCATTCGCTACCAAGGATCCGGAAATATTTGATCGACCCGAAGAATTCGTGGCCGATCGATTCGTTGGAAAGGAGGGAGAAAGATTATTAAAACATGTACTATGGTCCAATGGACCGGAATCGGAAAGTCCTACATTGGAGAATAAACAATGTGCTGGGAAAgattttgttgtgtttgtttcGAGATTATTCGTAATAGAGTTTTTTCTACGTTACGATACGTTAGAGGTAGACGTTGGTACGTCGCCGTTGGGAGCTAAAATTACAATAACATCTTTAAAGAGAGCTTAAATTTAGATTAAAGTCAAAAATCGAGATCGAAATTTGGTCACATGCTGGTGTGTGTTGTCGTCTATAATTTCAATAATTGTTATCCAACTTTTTTCCACTAAGGGgggtggatttttttttttggtttgtttagGTTGTTGGTGGTGTACATgtttttttcctttccaaattATTCTTTTCgtctcaaaatatttaatttatgttatcttttatatgattttttgaatattttaattttaaattattattaaagcGACTCTCGAAAAACGAAATAGAGAAGAGAAGATCAATATAGGTTATGGTACAATGGTAAGATTGGTATATCCTTaatcaatgattttttatttgggtCCTGAATATAGAAAAAATACTATTGAAAACATTATTTCTAAAATAGCCTTGCAATGCAGGATTTGAAATGGTCGAGATTTCAATGTGGATAACATttggttgaaaaaaaaatgaaaaaggagagaagaaatgagcaataatatatatatttatattggtgTCCTATCCTTTTTGTTACTACATGTTAGTCAAAGATACCAATTGACAATATTTTAGTTAAgatattaaaatacataatattAATTTCATGACCAAACAGCAAAGAGATTTGTACCTAATAGCCCATTTATCTATAGttttatcataaattttgaagttaaaatatgaaaaaaaaaaaaaatgtttttaaagTTGTGTTCGGACAAacatattttttggaaaaattttgaatttttgtaagcgaaaatccaaaataaaaaatctagcaTTAAGTTGTATCTAAAAACTTTATTGGTTATAGCTATTTTCTTTTATGATTCATATTTTGGATTGAATTCATTTCTGTAGTAATCGAATGAATTGAGTTGTCAACATAAAGACGTAAGAACTCAACAGAAATCCCAACATCTCGTTGAAAAGGAgtatgtaatttaaatttttgaaaagcgTTAGAGTGAACACATATTTATATTCAATtatggaaaaaatacataaagtagcatacttaagtattaaattataaaaaataacaatacttttATCATGTTACGTtgtgtagcatatgtatttgtattttgtagca of the Capsicum annuum cultivar UCD-10X-F1 chromosome 11, UCD10Xv1.1, whole genome shotgun sequence genome contains:
- the LOC107848240 gene encoding allene oxide synthase 2, chloroplastic; its protein translation is MSSNTFASPLNYCSTITTMALTSSSSLPLPLHQQFTSPKYSKHPSITLSLSEKSSDSVTPLSKSATRTIPGDYGLPIIGPWKDRQDYFYNQGKNEFFKSRIDKYKSTVFRTNMPPGPFISSDSKVIALLDGKSFPILFDVSKVEKKDVFTGTYTPSTSLTGRYRVLSYLDPSEPNHEKLKKLMFRLLTSRSDHIIPEFQKEYTEFAKTLDREMMEEGRVELNALNDQFSFNLLAKSLLGVEPSDTELGMDAPILIGKWVLFQLHPVLTLGLPRVLDDIVLRTFQLPSFLVKKDYQRLYDFFYTNSTDSFNEEAEKLGVSREEASHNLLFAICFNTFGGMKIFFPNMLKWIAKAGVELHSHLSSEIRSQVKSSGGNITMTAMDKMPLVKSVVYEALRIDPPVSSQYGRAKQDLIIESHDATFHVKKGEMLYGYQPFATKDPEIFDRPEEFVADRFVGKEGERLLKHVLWSNGPESESPTLENKQCAGKDFVVFVSRLFVIEFFLRYDTLEVDVGTSPLGAKITITSLKRA